taaatcaattttttttcttgaatcatATATGAATAGTGTCAGTTCTTGCATAACTCATTAAATACATGTCAAAGGCATATGAAAAGGTTAAATACaacaaggaaaaggaaaaaacagaaaaaaaaaaaaaagaagcaaaaatgGGCTTATAAGGcctaaacaaaaactaaaatgtgCACAAATTCAGCATGATTAGTCACATCTTGTATCATCCCAATCTAATCTTCATATCAAGTTTTAACCTCACCTTAAACATGTTTAGCACTCCAAAATACACTTATAATAACATTTCAAAGAATTTAAGACTATTCAACACTAAACAATAATCCAAAACAACTCTTTGAAGATTCAATACTTCcaaaaacatttttagttttttagttcacatatcaaatttcaaatcttattttatactatttagtttaaaaattaataaataatattttccgttttttatattacattttaagaAGTTATATCATGTTTATCTCCATGTCTAGTGACTAGCTTTTTACATTAGATAATTAAAGGAAGACAACTACATTAACAGGATATATTAATAGACATTGTAAGTAATTAGCTATTgctttttatctcttttttacCCTCCatacttatttcttttcattatattttgataatttctttcatttatggCTTATAAATTTAGTATGATTATAGATTACCATTAATAATTGCTTGCCAGTAACTTTATTGTTTGGTAGATggtaacttttattttcttaactcATACAtaggtaataaaaaataacactgtcagtaactttattttcaatttcttaccAAACATACACAAAGATTATAAAGTCGCTTTTTAAGTTTATTCAAATACACTTAATATTCTATCAGAAGATTccgaaagaaaaatgaagaaatgcaaatttattattttgtagtgGTTCAAACACTCCCTGCAGCTGCAACCACCATTCTCACCTTTTAACTTGTAACTTATGTATTAGTGGTGGTCCCTGTATCTCACGTCATGTTCTTCATTTAAAGGAatgtttagttatatttttaatttctaaaaactGAATATGCCaaattataatcttttaaaaatttcaaaaaatacttgaatcactcatttttttataataaaaaaagggaGTTCAATCTGTGAAATCTATTGAAAAACTGACCTAAAAACAATACtgaaaaaatactttaatcTTTTGAGTTAATGTAAGAATTAGAATAAAAGTGTTGCTGTGGTAGGTGGTTTTGGTTTGGTTGTATTGAGAGGTTATGTTAGGTTGGAAAGCAATGATGATTTGAATATACAAAGAGTGGTTTTAGAATAAGTACAGAGATGTGGGGATTGTAGGTGAATGAAGATGATAATGATAGAGCATAAACAAAGTAGTAATAGAGATGATGAAAGAatgagaagaagataaaaagaaaaacatattttatgtcTAAATCATTAATAGTTAACAATGATGAACCAAGCAGAAgtgaaaacatgaaaactaTTAAACTCAGTAACAACACAGAGTGTACTCCACTGGCCTCAGTGCAATACAGATTCAGACAAAATTTCAGAGGCTGCCACTCCTCCTTTTTCCTTTCCCTAAAACCTCTTTTTCCCAGAAAATTTAGAACAAGAAAACAAATACCTAAAAAAGCAGGACCTCATATTCCATACATGAGTGCCAATAATCAAATACCTAAAAAAGATTGCATGGGATCCTAATATGAGAATGCTTCTGCTGctgctgatgatgatgatgacatgaCCATTAGTCATAGTAGTGAATCGACCAACTACTCAATGAAACCTGTTTTGGTCAAAATAGCATTTCTCACTTTGCTGAGATCTCTTCCTTTCAGTGTCCTCCCTATCCCTTCACACACAGAGAAAGAGGAAATCTGGCTCCTTGCAAGTTTCCTAGAAATCCATTGATGAGGAGGAATCATATCATCATCTTCATAATCATCAAGATAGTGATTCccataatcaaaatcaaattttttgttTGCACCCTCCTCCTCAACGCCCTTTTTCCCAtaaattttagaccaatcaGGAATGTCCATTGGTGCTGAGGATCTTTGAACCACATTTGAATGAGATTCCAAGGAGTTTAGTTTGACACTATTAGTCCTTGGAATCTTTCTTGGAGAGGTTGGCATGCACCATGCAGAAGAAGAATCGGAGGAGTCCTTGGATACCTTCATTTCTGGGCACAAACCCCACACATCTTCTTCGTCAAAATCTTCATTCCTCGCTGATCCCCCACCAAAACCGCTGCTTTTGTTCAGAAAACCACTCCAATCTGCCATTGGTATCTATTAGTTCTGCAATCTCTTCTGCTGCCTGCAAATACAGATATAAGGGTGCTTGTGAGGAAGCAAAGCAAGGGAAGTGTGTTTAGGTAAGAGGGAGTGGTACTGTGATAGATATAACACAGTTATCTATTTCAGTATATATAGACACAGATGACTAGAAACTTTTTTTCACCCAAATGTGATCATGGTTACCCAccaataagataaaatatacattttttccCCTTTCATTGGGAATTAAAAAGCAGAAAGGTGTAAGAGAAGAGAATACTGTCAAGAATCTACCTTGTCCTTGTTTCAATAACCTCCAAAAAGGAAAgggttttgaaaaaatttctcaAACGGGAACCTGATACACCCTTTTGAAAACCACGcaggaaaaaggaagaaaggctTGAAAATTCTTCCCCGGCCCCTAATGGCTCCAAGGAAAATCACAGGTTTCAAGAGGGCAGACTCACTCACAGAATGGTACCTGAAAAAAGACAAAGGGGCAGAAAAAGACAAGAAAGCAGCAAATGTGTACAACTACaccacacacacaaacacgaaAAAAGGGTTGTATTATTATAGTTTTGGCCCATAAGTGAAAAACCTCATATGGATATTAAAGAAGGCAGAAAGAAAATGATGGGTCTTGGAGTGAGTCTGAGTTGATCTCTCTCTCCAATGGTTAATTGCAAAAGTCCAAAAGAGCACAGATGAAGGACATGAGCATAGCGGCATCGATCAAAACCCAAAGAGAAAGTCCCATCATATCAATAGCAGCACAGCACTATTAAGAAGaggtgaaaaaaatttaaacgcACCCTGAGGCTGCTGCCTGCCTAATTTATCACTCAGTTGTTGCAGATACAGTCCATGCTATGCTATGTATGTTATCAGCTATGCAATGtatttatgtatgtatgcaGAAACAGAACTTAAATGGGTTTGGTTTTTTCAATATCTTTGTAAAGTTCTGAAAGGCTGCATCCTGATTGGGAGAGGTGGTGATGCACGATTGGCTTGAAGGTACCTCAAGGATCTGCAACCTTATCCTAAACTACTCATCTATTGTTACGTAGTAGTAACTCTAAgagattaaagaaaacaaaacaacaaaaagggTCTTCCATTGGTTGAGCTCTTGTGATTAAGTGTGAAACTTGAAAGTGTGAGCCTAAACACCCTTTATTAATTGCCTTGGAGAGGGTGCTTCCTCCTACCAAGTATATAAAAGCCATTCCATCGATATATGTAGCCTTCAACTCCATCATAACCTTATAGTTGTAGTAGACCTAGCATTTATCTTCCACCTTTTTACTACTCCTGCCTTGTTGGATCATTAATGCACTGTTCAGGATTAGAAGATTGCGTGAATGAATGCAGTGCCATAAATCATCATGTTAGATGATATACTTATAAATCACGATTCCAATTGTATATGGATAATAACATAGCATTATCTATTTGTCTTTTTCCTTGTTTGGTTTATGACTGAAAAGCTGAAGAAGAAGGTGTTTGTTCAACAAGTACTTGTACATCTTATTAATTGTTTATGCATGCTTAATGCTTAGTTGAATGAAGACATGTTTTAGTGACAgcattatttgtttttgtttgtgctCCACTGTGTAATGTTCTTATCCACCCACACTAGTTTTCAGTGGATGTAATATTCTAGTATACTGTAGCTTAGCCAGTTAGCAAATATGCACgtatatcaatatcaattcACATTTATTACTGAGGATTCGTAACTAGCTGTTTTGGAAACATTGACAGCTATCTTGGCACAAAAACCATAATCATCAAACcccattttatatatatatcttccctattttattcacaaaatattgttttcttgtTACAAAAGTATTACATACTTTAAGAAATTCAGAATTTATACGTCAAAGCACATAAAACTTATTCTTACATCTTTTCTAtacactattttcttttaaaaaatatgcatCATCCATTACTTATCcaagtgtatatatatgtatatattatacacaccaaaaaataacattataaacaaAGAGATTATCAATgatatttcatttcaaaataacaGTTATATATTAGGCAAGTGcgttaaaatagttttaaaaatataaatttatttttagttctttaaaatatatattgattttagaCACACTAAAAAtcttgttaattttaaatatttcacatttttaatctttctcttttactttttattattaactatgGTTAGGGTAACATAAAAGATATtcagacaaaataaatatatttatatttatatatatatatatatatatatatatatatatatatatatatgaaaaggaGGATttcttttacacttttttttttcaattttgtctcataagttatttttattttaaattgaaatgatttagatttttattttcactcttTAAATGAccattaaactaaatttaactattttataagttaaactaattattttatcatttaatatttttaataactaaaatttatataattatttataataaaaattatataaattaattagttttacaaaagttattttaatatttaataaatttttacttaaataaaaaaataaacacacttATGCGTATAACACGTGTTTTCACTAgttgaaataaacataattgtgtaatatatttattattttatataaataagataattattacaTGTgctattcttattttattttaatttaataatttacttttaatattatgttttattaaaaaataatttacgtaagtgtttatagttttttattttctttatattactTTCGGTATTACAGTTTTTAATGAttgtaatgtaattttttttaatataacacaaacaattatttcatttacagagcagtttttttttttataaatattaagattatgtgtaatataaaaaaaaaaatagtttaagcttacttttttgttatcatacaattcaaaagtaatataaatgttttacattaaaacatttatttattaatttactttatctCATTTTTACTTAAGGCCTAACGTAATCATAGTTAactataaagattaaaatatttttaaaacaaattaaggatttaaaagtttccaaatattttacaaaaataaattaagacaaaaatattcacataaatcaaaacatatataaattaataaaaaaatatcatgcaTGAATTAATTAACAACATTCCCTTTTTATATTCTTACAAGAAGAGAACATTGAAATAAGTAGTTTGGCTTCTAGGAATAAAGTATACATTGGTTTGGTACAAAAATCTAAGCTACTCATAACAAAAATGTGAGTTAAATGGATAATCAAAGCAAATATCAAATCATAACCatactatatttaataaaaatatatttcaaccatataattttaaatagtatttACATATTGACTTAACTTATATTTCATCTAATTGATTGTTAAAACCATTCAAAATATGAGGATGCGacctttttttttagaaaaataacattaaaaaaaagactTAAAATTCTCTTTAAAACTAACtacctttttaaaatttgtcacCAAAAGAAGTGATGTGAATAGAATATAAtgaataatatgataaaaataaaagattgggAAGAGACAGCCACAAACAAAGTCCATAATTGCATTGAAAAATAGAATTAAGTGAGTGGGCCGTGAAAAGTTTCAACATTTATGACCATTCATAATCCCGTACATATTTGCGAACCAAGTACAGCTACctcaatatttatattgtttttttttctgttttaaaaaat
This genomic stretch from Vigna radiata var. radiata cultivar VC1973A chromosome 7, Vradiata_ver6, whole genome shotgun sequence harbors:
- the LOC106767625 gene encoding uncharacterized protein LOC106767625, whose protein sequence is MADWSGFLNKSSGFGGGSARNEDFDEEDVWGLCPEMKVSKDSSDSSSAWCMPTSPRKIPRTNSVKLNSLESHSNVVQRSSAPMDIPDWSKIYGKKGVEEEGANKKFDFDYGNHYLDDYEDDDMIPPHQWISRKLARSQISSFSVCEGIGRTLKGRDLSKVRNAILTKTGFIE